A genomic stretch from Arthrobacter sp. KBS0702 includes:
- a CDS encoding restriction endonuclease subunit S: MSKGVVPLREIAEIEVGYAFKSSEFSSDASGVKLLRGDNIAPGSVRWDRTERWPESAPVASRYRLQAGDIVLAMDRPWVGGGLKFARVRAVDLPAYLVQRVARIRASEGTNQDYLSAVIGGQAFTDYILSVQTGTSIPHISSRQIGAFEVQLHGLADQSAIAGVLGPLNDKIAVNTKVAKTAMMLAEKLYIRECASSQYTMQPLGRFATTVLGGTPSRDNLEFWSEGTVPWLNSGKANEDRIIQPSEYITEAALQRSAAKLMPEGATVIAITGATLGQVARLEIEASGNQSLVGVWTEERALNDWLHFAIREQIPELLKKATGAAQQHVNKRDVDALEVPFVVSQGLARFSDIASPLLRAAAAADVQNLSLTATRDALLPQLMSGKLRVMDAEKVLENAGV; this comes from the coding sequence GTGAGCAAGGGAGTCGTGCCGCTGCGAGAAATTGCCGAAATCGAGGTCGGCTACGCATTCAAGAGTAGCGAGTTCTCCTCGGACGCTAGTGGAGTGAAACTATTGCGGGGAGACAACATTGCTCCTGGATCGGTTCGTTGGGACCGCACCGAACGATGGCCGGAGTCGGCGCCAGTTGCCAGCCGTTACAGGCTGCAAGCTGGAGATATCGTGCTAGCTATGGATAGGCCCTGGGTGGGAGGCGGTCTGAAGTTCGCTCGGGTTCGGGCCGTAGATCTGCCTGCATACCTAGTCCAGCGAGTTGCTCGAATACGCGCGTCGGAAGGTACCAATCAAGATTATCTTTCCGCTGTCATTGGAGGTCAGGCCTTCACTGATTACATCCTTTCAGTGCAGACCGGGACGTCAATTCCGCATATCAGCTCCCGCCAGATAGGCGCCTTCGAAGTCCAATTGCACGGACTCGCAGATCAATCTGCGATAGCCGGCGTACTCGGACCGCTCAATGACAAAATTGCCGTCAATACTAAAGTCGCCAAGACGGCCATGATGCTTGCCGAAAAGTTGTACATTCGAGAGTGTGCTTCGTCGCAATACACCATGCAGCCGCTGGGCCGTTTTGCGACGACCGTGTTGGGGGGAACGCCTAGCCGGGACAACCTAGAGTTCTGGAGTGAGGGCACGGTGCCTTGGCTAAACTCGGGCAAAGCCAACGAAGACCGTATTATCCAGCCTTCCGAATACATCACCGAAGCGGCACTACAACGCAGCGCGGCAAAATTGATGCCAGAAGGTGCAACGGTTATTGCGATTACGGGTGCCACCCTCGGGCAGGTCGCTCGCCTGGAAATCGAAGCCAGCGGAAACCAGTCACTTGTGGGCGTCTGGACGGAAGAAAGGGCGCTCAACGACTGGCTTCACTTTGCAATACGCGAGCAGATTCCAGAACTGCTGAAAAAGGCGACCGGTGCTGCGCAACAGCACGTCAATAAGCGAGACGTTGACGCTCTCGAAGTACCTTTTGTCGTTTCTCAGGGGCTCGCCAGGTTCTCCGACATCGCCAGCCCGCTGTTGCGGGCGGCAGCCGCCGCCGACGTCCAAAACCTCAGCCTCACAGCCACCCGGGACGCCCTCCTCCCGCAACTGATGTCCGGCAAGCTCCGGGTCATGGATGCCGAAAAGGTCCTGGAGAACGCGGGAGTATGA
- a CDS encoding ATP-dependent endonuclease, producing the protein MRLQEFAVTNFRSIINTERFALGDFTVLIGPNNEGKSNLLRALELGLAYLKGWARLPSNYGKSTVPHEILTHDWLAHWDEPAPRVPRYEYSRDFPIDHKNYGDETGQTTIRLTFTLTEAESLTFKEVTGSQNNGTLPIRLTLTKSSVKLEILKPGRGNSVLAAKSVQIVQRVTSALDFKYVPTVRSSEIVMQLVTDLTQRQLRTLALEEDYASLTAQLGELRDKALAQVDRSLTSSLRTFLPELQSIRLQTQDTRDLLRVRSIHLNDGVETSLQQKGDGIQSLAAISLMQEAASATSEAEAFMLAVEEPESHLHPDAIHQVRRRLEDIAEKQQVVISTHSPLLVNRSDFSSNIIVEGNKARACKSLEELRDCLGVQPTDNLMTARLAILVEGLTDETALTSILSERSEKLASALKYRQIVFIATKGAGKIANRLTALRPLITPVFVAFDKDQAGEQAIKSSIQLGLLNKSDYLVFSSKGLRESELEDFYDTSITIAAARKVTGLTLGAKDLNPRNCKWSRRVERALDQYGIVFDQDTIDEIKIEAARLVAASPTTSLKLEWSEIVTTMVSRLESKLND; encoded by the coding sequence GTGAGATTGCAAGAATTTGCAGTAACCAATTTTAGAAGCATCATCAACACGGAACGATTTGCTCTCGGGGATTTCACGGTCCTCATCGGTCCCAACAATGAAGGAAAATCGAATTTGCTGCGGGCGCTTGAGTTGGGCCTTGCATATTTGAAAGGCTGGGCCAGGCTCCCAAGCAACTACGGTAAATCGACGGTTCCGCACGAAATTTTGACCCACGACTGGTTGGCGCATTGGGATGAGCCTGCCCCTCGCGTCCCTAGGTACGAGTACTCAAGAGACTTTCCGATCGACCACAAGAACTACGGAGATGAAACCGGGCAGACCACGATCCGCCTCACCTTCACGCTCACGGAGGCGGAATCTCTGACTTTCAAGGAGGTTACAGGCTCACAAAATAACGGAACATTACCCATCCGCCTGACCCTGACGAAATCCTCCGTAAAACTCGAAATATTGAAGCCCGGTCGAGGAAACTCCGTCCTTGCCGCGAAATCCGTACAGATTGTACAGAGAGTTACAAGCGCACTGGACTTCAAGTATGTGCCGACCGTACGTAGCTCTGAGATCGTCATGCAGCTTGTGACCGATCTGACACAGCGCCAGCTGAGGACGCTTGCCTTGGAAGAGGATTATGCGAGCCTCACTGCGCAGCTAGGAGAGCTGCGCGACAAGGCCCTTGCCCAAGTTGACAGGTCGCTCACTTCATCCCTTCGCACGTTCCTTCCGGAGCTACAGTCGATTCGTCTGCAAACTCAAGACACGCGCGATCTTCTGCGCGTCCGATCTATCCATCTCAACGACGGTGTGGAGACCTCGCTCCAGCAGAAGGGTGACGGGATTCAGAGTCTTGCCGCAATATCACTTATGCAAGAAGCGGCTAGCGCAACGTCTGAGGCAGAGGCATTCATGCTGGCTGTCGAGGAGCCCGAATCGCATCTACATCCGGACGCGATACACCAAGTCCGGCGGCGACTGGAAGACATAGCGGAAAAACAACAGGTGGTTATCTCAACCCATAGCCCGCTTCTCGTTAACCGGTCTGACTTTTCGTCCAACATTATCGTGGAGGGGAACAAGGCGCGCGCCTGCAAGTCGTTAGAAGAGTTGCGTGATTGCCTCGGCGTCCAGCCAACTGACAACCTGATGACCGCCCGCCTGGCTATCCTAGTGGAAGGGCTAACGGATGAAACAGCGCTTACGTCGATATTAAGTGAACGATCCGAAAAGCTAGCGTCCGCTCTCAAATACCGTCAGATAGTATTCATTGCCACTAAGGGAGCGGGAAAGATCGCAAATCGGTTGACGGCACTTCGACCGTTGATCACCCCCGTCTTCGTCGCGTTTGATAAGGACCAAGCAGGAGAACAAGCTATAAAATCAAGCATCCAGCTAGGTCTCTTGAATAAATCCGATTATCTCGTCTTCAGTTCGAAGGGTCTACGCGAATCTGAATTAGAGGACTTCTACGATACGTCGATTACGATCGCCGCAGCCCGTAAGGTAACGGGTCTCACTCTTGGCGCCAAGGACCTCAACCCGCGAAACTGCAAATGGTCGCGCCGGGTCGAACGCGCGCTCGACCAGTACGGAATTGTCTTTGACCAAGATACGATTGACGAGATCAAGATTGAAGCTGCACGGCTCGTAGCCGCCAGTCCAACTACGTCGCTGAAGCTCGAGTGGTCCGAAATCGTGACCACCATGGTCTCTCGGCTGGAGAGTAAGCTCAACGACTAG
- a CDS encoding type I restriction endonuclease subunit R encodes MTSGPSGGTNVTATPAVAFSEADWEGMALELLAEPLGWRPGAGQDIAPGTGARDSWDELLIRPRLLTALQRFNPTVPAQYLQQALAEIASPKSNDAITENHRIHNYLVDGYRLSYIDSDGNEANPTIHLLSSDPDQNDWLAVNQVTLVQGDYKRRFDVVLYCNGMPVSIIELKKAGSATADVASAHAQLQTYLREFPMAFRFCVFTLASDGIQAKYGTPFTPLNHFSPWNVDDDGVPVAPGYIEDGEAVTALETALQGLFNQERFLQLVRNFTAFDEGSDGLSKRIAKPHQYFAVTKAVGSTVQAVESNGKAGVVWHTQGSGKSMEMELYANLVARHPKLKNPTVVVITDRNELDGQLFEGFSRSLLLAESPKQIRKRSELRDELSNRTTGGIYFTTLQKFGRSKSEKDAGAEHPLLSERRNIIVVVDEAHRSHYDDLDGYARHLRDALPHATLIAFTGTPISFDDRNTQDVFGEYIDIYDLSRAVEDGATVPVYFEPRLIKIGLASDVTEEILDQAADEATLGLDETERARIEASVAVVNAVYGAPQRIAALAADLVVHWENRRARMGKFIEAPGKAMIVGGTREICAKLYTAIVELRPDWHSDDLAKGKIKVVYSGTASDVPPVSDHVRRDSANAAVKERLKDVDDELELVIVKDMMLTGFDAPPLHTLYLDRPLKGALLMQTLARVNRTFRGKEDGLLVAYAPLAENLAKALGEYTQSDQANKPVGKNIDEAAVAARGLVETLRGLLAGYDWKAVLMKGGPKAFVSAATGAANYLRSPETPGNQPAEGEETLASKYRRFSSQLSRAWALCSGSETLAELRPEIQVYEETRVYMAKFDAADRQASGEPVPEEIQRLLGNLIASATSSGEVLDIYEAAGMPKPSLDDLTPEFIAKTQQARNPQLAIEALRKLISDESAKTTRNNVIRQRAFSERITELMKKYTNQQLTSAEVIAELVELAREVAAEGNRGAQFTPPLNTDELAFYDAVASNESAVEVQGEGVLADIARELVSVMRRDVRTDWTVRDDVRAKLRSSIKRLLVRFGYPPDKQPEAIKLVMEQMESMAPRFAGSNPTV; translated from the coding sequence ATGACATCCGGTCCATCAGGGGGAACCAACGTGACAGCAACACCCGCCGTAGCCTTTTCCGAAGCCGACTGGGAAGGCATGGCCCTGGAACTCCTGGCCGAACCACTCGGCTGGCGACCCGGTGCCGGGCAAGACATCGCGCCTGGCACCGGTGCGCGGGATTCCTGGGACGAACTGCTGATCCGCCCCCGGCTACTCACAGCCCTGCAACGCTTCAACCCGACGGTTCCCGCCCAGTACCTGCAGCAGGCCCTCGCAGAGATCGCCTCGCCCAAGTCCAACGACGCCATCACCGAGAACCACCGCATCCACAACTACCTCGTGGACGGCTACCGGCTCAGCTACATTGACTCGGACGGCAACGAGGCCAACCCCACCATCCACCTGCTCAGCTCCGATCCGGACCAGAACGACTGGCTCGCGGTCAACCAGGTCACCCTGGTGCAGGGCGACTACAAACGCCGCTTCGACGTCGTGCTCTACTGCAACGGCATGCCGGTGAGCATCATCGAACTGAAGAAGGCCGGCAGCGCCACGGCCGACGTTGCCTCCGCGCACGCCCAGCTGCAAACCTACCTGCGCGAGTTCCCCATGGCGTTCCGCTTCTGCGTGTTCACGCTCGCCTCGGACGGGATCCAGGCCAAGTACGGCACGCCGTTCACTCCCCTGAACCACTTCTCACCGTGGAACGTCGACGACGACGGCGTGCCCGTCGCGCCTGGATACATAGAAGACGGCGAAGCCGTAACCGCGCTGGAGACAGCGCTGCAGGGACTCTTTAACCAGGAGCGGTTCCTCCAGCTGGTCCGCAACTTCACAGCATTCGATGAAGGATCGGACGGGCTGTCCAAGAGGATCGCGAAGCCGCACCAGTACTTTGCCGTGACCAAAGCGGTGGGCAGCACCGTCCAAGCGGTGGAGAGTAACGGCAAGGCCGGCGTCGTCTGGCACACCCAGGGCTCGGGCAAGTCCATGGAAATGGAGCTCTACGCCAACCTGGTGGCCCGGCATCCGAAGCTAAAGAACCCCACCGTTGTCGTCATCACCGACCGCAACGAACTCGACGGCCAGCTCTTCGAGGGCTTTAGCCGCAGCCTGCTGCTGGCCGAATCCCCCAAACAGATCCGAAAACGTTCCGAACTGCGGGACGAGCTGAGCAACCGCACCACTGGTGGCATCTACTTCACCACGCTGCAGAAGTTCGGCCGGAGCAAGTCGGAGAAGGACGCCGGCGCCGAGCACCCGCTGCTGTCCGAGCGGCGCAACATCATCGTGGTGGTGGACGAGGCGCACCGCTCGCACTACGACGACCTGGACGGCTACGCCCGGCACCTCCGCGACGCTTTGCCGCACGCGACGTTGATTGCCTTCACCGGAACACCGATCTCCTTCGACGACCGCAACACCCAAGACGTTTTCGGCGAATACATCGATATTTACGACCTCTCCCGGGCGGTGGAGGACGGCGCCACGGTACCGGTCTACTTCGAGCCGCGGCTGATCAAAATAGGGCTGGCGTCGGACGTCACGGAGGAGATCCTGGACCAGGCAGCCGACGAGGCCACCCTGGGGCTGGACGAAACCGAGCGGGCGCGGATCGAGGCGAGTGTCGCCGTCGTGAACGCCGTGTACGGTGCGCCGCAGCGGATCGCGGCGCTGGCCGCTGACCTGGTGGTGCACTGGGAGAACCGCAGGGCCCGGATGGGGAAGTTCATCGAGGCGCCGGGCAAGGCGATGATCGTGGGCGGGACGCGGGAAATCTGCGCGAAGCTGTACACGGCCATCGTGGAGCTGCGGCCGGACTGGCACTCCGATGACCTGGCCAAGGGCAAGATCAAGGTGGTCTACTCCGGGACAGCGTCCGACGTTCCGCCGGTCTCCGATCACGTGCGCCGAGACTCTGCGAACGCTGCGGTGAAGGAACGGCTCAAGGATGTGGACGACGAGCTGGAGCTGGTGATCGTCAAAGACATGATGCTCACCGGCTTCGACGCCCCGCCGCTGCACACCCTGTACCTGGACCGGCCGCTCAAGGGCGCGCTGCTGATGCAGACCCTGGCCCGCGTTAACCGCACTTTCCGGGGCAAGGAGGACGGTTTGCTGGTGGCGTACGCCCCGCTCGCGGAGAACCTGGCCAAGGCTTTGGGCGAGTATACGCAGTCCGACCAGGCGAACAAGCCGGTGGGCAAGAACATTGATGAAGCCGCTGTGGCTGCACGTGGGTTGGTGGAGACCCTGCGGGGGCTGCTTGCCGGCTATGACTGGAAGGCCGTCCTGATGAAGGGCGGTCCGAAGGCGTTTGTGTCCGCCGCGACCGGGGCGGCCAACTACCTGCGCAGCCCGGAGACGCCCGGAAACCAGCCTGCCGAAGGCGAGGAGACGCTGGCCTCGAAGTACAGGCGGTTCTCCAGCCAGCTCTCCCGAGCATGGGCGCTCTGCTCGGGGTCCGAGACCTTGGCGGAACTGCGGCCGGAGATCCAGGTCTACGAAGAGACCCGGGTGTACATGGCCAAGTTCGACGCCGCAGACCGGCAGGCCAGCGGCGAGCCGGTGCCGGAGGAGATCCAGCGGCTGCTGGGCAACCTGATCGCGTCCGCAACGTCTTCGGGCGAGGTCCTGGACATCTACGAGGCTGCCGGCATGCCGAAGCCCTCGCTGGATGACCTGACACCGGAGTTCATCGCCAAGACCCAACAGGCACGGAACCCGCAGCTGGCCATCGAGGCGCTGCGGAAACTCATCTCGGATGAATCGGCGAAGACGACCCGCAACAACGTGATTCGGCAGCGCGCCTTCTCCGAACGGATCACGGAGCTGATGAAGAAGTACACCAACCAGCAGCTCACATCTGCCGAAGTTATCGCTGAGTTGGTGGAGCTCGCCCGGGAGGTCGCCGCCGAAGGCAACCGCGGCGCGCAGTTCACTCCCCCGCTGAACACAGACGAACTAGCCTTCTACGACGCTGTGGCCTCGAACGAATCGGCCGTCGAAGTCCAGGGCGAAGGTGTCCTGGCCGATATCGCGCGCGAGCTCGTGTCCGTGATGCGCCGGGACGTACGTACGGACTGGACAGTGCGCGATGACGTCCGCGCCAAGCTGCGGTCCTCGATCAAGCGACTCCTGGTCCGTTTCGGCTACCCGCCGGACAAGCAGCCCGAAGCAATCAAGCTTGTCATGGAACAGATGGAATCCATGGCACCGCGGTTTGCCGGCTCAAATCCGACGGTATGA